One Ascaphus truei isolate aAscTru1 chromosome 9, aAscTru1.hap1, whole genome shotgun sequence genomic region harbors:
- the LOC142502510 gene encoding glutathione S-transferase Mu 1-like isoform X1, with translation MMILGYWDIRGVAHSIRLLLEYTGTPYEETRYVTGGAPDYDKSQWLDVKETLGLDFPNMPYLLDGDVKLSQSNAILRYIARKHGLCGELEEEQIRVDLVESHTIDFRMSLLALAYNPLFETLKGPFLEKLPVILTRFSRFLGSRAWFAGEKITFADFLMYDVLDQHRMLEPKCLQSFKNLKDFLTRFEALPPVAAYMKSPRFMKTPIYNRMAAWSNCK, from the exons ATGATGATACTGGGGTACTGGGACATCCGGGGG GTGGCTCACTCCATCCGTCTCCTGCTGGAATACACGGGGACCCCGTATGAGGAGACACGATATGTGACTGGGGGCG CCCCAGATTACGACAAGAGCCAGTGGCTGGACGTGAAGGAGACGCTGGGACTGGACTTCCCCAAT ATGCCGTACCTGTTGGACGGAGATGTGAAGCTGTCCCAGAGTAACGCCATCCTGCGCTACATTGCACGCAAGCACGGACTGT GTGGGGAGTTGGAGGAAGAGCAGATCCGTGTGGATTTGGTGGAGAGCCATACAATAGATTTTCGGATGAGCCTTCTCGCCCTCGCCTATAACCCCCTGTTT GAGACACTGAAGGGGCCGTTCCTGGAGAAGTTACCTGTCATACTAACAAGATTCTCTCGCTTCCTTGGCAGCAGGGCTTGGTTTGCAGGAGAaaag ATAACCTTTGCTGACTTCCTGATGTACGATGTTTTGGATCAACACCGGATGCTGGAACCAAAGTGTCTGCAAAGCTTCAAGAACCTGAAGGATTTCCTGACCCGATTTGAG GCTTTGCCTCCTGTTGCTGCGTATATGAAGTCCCCTCGCTTCATGAAGACCCCGATCTACAACCGCATGGCAGCCTGGTCCAACTGCAAATAG
- the LOC142502510 gene encoding glutathione S-transferase Mu 1-like isoform X2 has translation MSFLGVVPKIVLHIQAPDYDKSQWLDVKETLGLDFPNMPYLLDGDVKLSQSNAILRYIARKHGLCGELEEEQIRVDLVESHTIDFRMSLLALAYNPLFETLKGPFLEKLPVILTRFSRFLGSRAWFAGEKITFADFLMYDVLDQHRMLEPKCLQSFKNLKDFLTRFEALPPVAAYMKSPRFMKTPIYNRMAAWSNCK, from the exons atgtcttttctaggagttgtgcccaaaattgtactccatattcaag CCCCAGATTACGACAAGAGCCAGTGGCTGGACGTGAAGGAGACGCTGGGACTGGACTTCCCCAAT ATGCCGTACCTGTTGGACGGAGATGTGAAGCTGTCCCAGAGTAACGCCATCCTGCGCTACATTGCACGCAAGCACGGACTGT GTGGGGAGTTGGAGGAAGAGCAGATCCGTGTGGATTTGGTGGAGAGCCATACAATAGATTTTCGGATGAGCCTTCTCGCCCTCGCCTATAACCCCCTGTTT GAGACACTGAAGGGGCCGTTCCTGGAGAAGTTACCTGTCATACTAACAAGATTCTCTCGCTTCCTTGGCAGCAGGGCTTGGTTTGCAGGAGAaaag ATAACCTTTGCTGACTTCCTGATGTACGATGTTTTGGATCAACACCGGATGCTGGAACCAAAGTGTCTGCAAAGCTTCAAGAACCTGAAGGATTTCCTGACCCGATTTGAG GCTTTGCCTCCTGTTGCTGCGTATATGAAGTCCCCTCGCTTCATGAAGACCCCGATCTACAACCGCATGGCAGCCTGGTCCAACTGCAAATAG